In Euphorbia lathyris chromosome 10, ddEupLath1.1, whole genome shotgun sequence, a single genomic region encodes these proteins:
- the LOC136208437 gene encoding cytochrome P450 76A2-like isoform X2, protein MEHQTIFLLPFIILILSAIFLHHRRRNSGNSQFPPGPPGWPIIGNLLDLGKLPHRTLNDMKQKYGDIIGVKLGSINTTVIQSSKAASEFFKNHDLSFADRSITQTMRLCEFNEGALSLLPYSSENWRVLRKLVTVDMLGKKKLNETAFVRRKCVDDLLNWIGEEKKGYAFDSGGIKIAEFVFLMAFNLMGNLVFSVDLVDRKSKRCSEFVEALFGMLEMSEKIEVIDFFPWLNWLNKLGWRRKMERRVSEALKLASMLVEERVEEKKKMGKGRNDFVDVLIEFQGNGKDEPLKIPQHNLNVLMLAIIKETLRLHTPVPLLVPKKARQDTQFMEYDILKNTQVFINVWAIGRDPQVWDDPLSFKPERFMDSNVDFRGHHFELLPFGAGRRICAGLSLADRVVHLVLGALLHHFDWKLGGGELNPSTMDMRERSGITMRKLKPLLVVPTKSKIE, encoded by the exons ATGGAACACCAAACCATTTTTCTTCTTCCCTTCATTATCCTCATACTATCAGCCATATTCCTGCACCACCGCCGGAGAAACTCCGGCAACAGCCAATTCCCACCAGGACCACCAGGCTGGCCAATCATCGGAAACCTACTAGATCTCGGAAAACTCCCACACCGAACCCTAAACGACATGAAACAAAAATACGGCGACATAATCGGAGTAAAGCTAGGTTCAATTAACACAACAGTCATCCAATCTTCAAAAGCTGCTTCAGAGTTCTTCAAAAATCACGATCTCTCTTTCGCCGACCGATCCATAACCCAAACAATGCGGCTTTGCGAGTTCAACGAAGGTGCTTTATCTCTTCTCCCTTATAGCTCCGAGAACTGGCGAGTTCTCAGAAAGCTTGTTACAGTCGACATGTTAGGAAAAAAGAAGCTGAATGAAACAGCATTTGTGCGAAGAAAATGTGTGGATGATCTGTTAAATTGGATCGGAGAAGAGAAAAAGGGATATGCGTTCGATTCCGGTGGAATTAAGATTGCGGAGTTTGTGTTCTTGATGGCGTTTAATTTGATGGGGAATCTAGTGTTTTCTGTTGATTTGGTTGATCGGAAATCGAAACGGTGTTCGGAGTTTGTTGAGGCGTTGTTTGGAATGTTGGAGATGTCTGAGAAGATTGAAGTTATAGATTTTTTTCCATGGTTGAATTGGTTGAATAAGTTGGGATGGAggaggaagatggagaggaGAGTTAGTGAAGCTTTGAAGTTAGCTTCTATGTTGGTTGAAGAAAGAgttgaagagaagaagaagatgggaAAGGGAAGGAATGATTTTGTAGATGTTTTGATTGAGTTTCAAGGTAATGGAAAAGATGAGCCTCTCAAGATTCCACAACATAACTTGAACGTTCTCATGCTG GCTATAATCAAGGAAACACTTAGATTACATACTCCTGTTCCTCTTCTTGTTCCTAAAAAAGCAAGGCAAGACACTCAATTTATGGAATATGATATTCTTAAAAACACACAAGTTTTTATTAATGTTTGGGCAATTGGAAGAGATCCTCAAGTTTGGGATGATCCTTTGTCTTTTAAGCCCGAAAGATTTATGGATTCAAATGTTGATTTTAGAGGACATCATTTTGAATTGCTTCCATTTGGAGCTGGAAGAAGAATTTGTGCTGGATTATCGTTAGCAGATAGAGTTGTTCACCTTGTTTTAGGGGCTTTGCTTCACCACTTTGATTGGAAACTTGGTGGTGGTGAACTCAATCCTTCTACTATGGATATGAGAGAGAGATCAGGGATTACAATGAGAAAGTTGAAGCCATTGCTTGTGGTTCCAACCAAAAGTAAGATAGAGTGA
- the LOC136208437 gene encoding iridoid oxidase-like isoform X1, which yields MEHQTIFLLPFIILILSAIFLHHRRRNSGNSQFPPGPPGWPIIGNLLDLGKLPHRTLNDMKQKYGDIIGVKLGSINTTVIQSSKAASEFFKNHDLSFADRSITQTMRLCEFNEGALSLLPYSSENWRVLRKLVTVDMLGKKKLNETAFVRRKCVDDLLNWIGEEKKGYAFDSGGIKIAEFVFLMAFNLMGNLVFSVDLVDRKSKRCSEFVEALFGMLEMSEKIEVIDFFPWLNWLNKLGWRRKMERRVSEALKLASMLVEERVEEKKKMGKGRNDFVDVLIEFQGNGKDEPLKIPQHNLNVLMLEMHMALAENVGLIIEWAFSELLRNQDAMKKAKAELSSIIGPNNKVQETDIDNLPYLQAIIKETLRLHTPVPLLVPKKARQDTQFMEYDILKNTQVFINVWAIGRDPQVWDDPLSFKPERFMDSNVDFRGHHFELLPFGAGRRICAGLSLADRVVHLVLGALLHHFDWKLGGGELNPSTMDMRERSGITMRKLKPLLVVPTKSKIE from the exons ATGGAACACCAAACCATTTTTCTTCTTCCCTTCATTATCCTCATACTATCAGCCATATTCCTGCACCACCGCCGGAGAAACTCCGGCAACAGCCAATTCCCACCAGGACCACCAGGCTGGCCAATCATCGGAAACCTACTAGATCTCGGAAAACTCCCACACCGAACCCTAAACGACATGAAACAAAAATACGGCGACATAATCGGAGTAAAGCTAGGTTCAATTAACACAACAGTCATCCAATCTTCAAAAGCTGCTTCAGAGTTCTTCAAAAATCACGATCTCTCTTTCGCCGACCGATCCATAACCCAAACAATGCGGCTTTGCGAGTTCAACGAAGGTGCTTTATCTCTTCTCCCTTATAGCTCCGAGAACTGGCGAGTTCTCAGAAAGCTTGTTACAGTCGACATGTTAGGAAAAAAGAAGCTGAATGAAACAGCATTTGTGCGAAGAAAATGTGTGGATGATCTGTTAAATTGGATCGGAGAAGAGAAAAAGGGATATGCGTTCGATTCCGGTGGAATTAAGATTGCGGAGTTTGTGTTCTTGATGGCGTTTAATTTGATGGGGAATCTAGTGTTTTCTGTTGATTTGGTTGATCGGAAATCGAAACGGTGTTCGGAGTTTGTTGAGGCGTTGTTTGGAATGTTGGAGATGTCTGAGAAGATTGAAGTTATAGATTTTTTTCCATGGTTGAATTGGTTGAATAAGTTGGGATGGAggaggaagatggagaggaGAGTTAGTGAAGCTTTGAAGTTAGCTTCTATGTTGGTTGAAGAAAGAgttgaagagaagaagaagatgggaAAGGGAAGGAATGATTTTGTAGATGTTTTGATTGAGTTTCAAGGTAATGGAAAAGATGAGCCTCTCAAGATTCCACAACATAACTTGAACGTTCTCATGCTG GAAATGCACATGGCACTTGCAGAAAATGTGGGACTCATCATTGAATGGGCATTCTCAGAGCTGCTACGAAATCAAGATGCAATGAAAAAGGCCAAAGCTGAGCTTTCTTCCATAATAGGACCAAACAACAAGGTTCAAGAAACTGACATTGATAATCTTCCATACTTGCAGGCTATAATCAAGGAAACACTTAGATTACATACTCCTGTTCCTCTTCTTGTTCCTAAAAAAGCAAGGCAAGACACTCAATTTATGGAATATGATATTCTTAAAAACACACAAGTTTTTATTAATGTTTGGGCAATTGGAAGAGATCCTCAAGTTTGGGATGATCCTTTGTCTTTTAAGCCCGAAAGATTTATGGATTCAAATGTTGATTTTAGAGGACATCATTTTGAATTGCTTCCATTTGGAGCTGGAAGAAGAATTTGTGCTGGATTATCGTTAGCAGATAGAGTTGTTCACCTTGTTTTAGGGGCTTTGCTTCACCACTTTGATTGGAAACTTGGTGGTGGTGAACTCAATCCTTCTACTATGGATATGAGAGAGAGATCAGGGATTACAATGAGAAAGTTGAAGCCATTGCTTGTGGTTCCAACCAAAAGTAAGATAGAGTGA